ATGATTTGGGCGTTAGCGAGTATTTCGTGCGTATCCCAAACCGCTTTAGCGACGGATATGGGCTAAATCCGCAAATCGTCGAGGAGATTGCGGATGCCAGCCTCATCGTGACCGTAGACAACGGTATCTCGGCAAACGACGCGGCTCAAATTTGCAAACAAAAAGGCATCGATCTCATCATCACCGATCACCACATGCCCCCAGACGTCCTGCCCGAGGCCTACGCGATCATAAATCCAAAGCAAAAGGATTGTCCTTTCCCAAACGTCGAAATTTGCGGCGCTCAGGTTGCGTGGTATCTAGTGGGCGCGCTAAAAGACGTGTGCCGTATCAACTACGATATGGGTAAATTTCTCGACCTCCTTGCTATCGCGATAATCGCCGACATGATGGAGCTTCGCGACCTAAACCGCATCCTGGTAAAGCTTGGCGTAAACCGCCTAAACAGCTCGCGCAGGCCTGCATTTACCGCGATAAAGCAGCTTTACGGCAAGGATAAATTTGAGTGCGACGACATCAGCTTTCTCATCGCGCCGCTCATAAACTCCTCGGGCCGTATGGACGATGCGAGCGTATCTTTTGAGTTTTTGCGCGCCAAAAATTTAGACCGCGCCTGCGAATGCCTCGACACCATCGTGAGCTTTAACAACTCGCGCAAGGAGGAGGAGCGCACGCTTTTTGAGTGCTCGTTAAAGGATGTGCGCGAGGACGAACACATCATCGTGACCTGGGGCAGGGGCTGGCACGAGGGCGTCATCGGTATCGTCGCATCGCGTCTGGCAAAGCAGTTTAAAAAGCCCGCCATCGTCTTTAGCATCGACGAAAACCGCGCCAAAGGTAGCGCTAGAAGCGTTGGCAAGCTAGACATCCTCTCGCTCATCGCTAGCCACGAAAATTTACTCGTGGGCTACGGCGGGCACAAGGGAGCGGCCGGCATCGTGATAGATCCGGCAAATTTAGAAGCGTTTAAAAACGCGATAAATAGCTCGTGTATGCTGATGGATTTGCACGAATTTAGTGCGTTTGACGAGCCTCTGGGCGAGATAGAGGCGGGCGAGGTGGACTTTGAACTGCTTGAAATTTTGGAGCATTTCGAGCCCTACGGACAGAAAAATCCTCGCCCGCTCTTTGAGATCAAATCCGCCGTCGTCAAAAACAAAAAACTAATCGGCAGGGAGCAAAATCACCTAAAGCTCATCCTGCAAAAAGACGGCAAGTGCCTCGAGGCGCTGTTTTTTAACTTCACTCGCGAGCCGCATGCGGGCGAGAGTATCGATCTTGTTTTTTCGGTGTCGAAAAACTCGTTTCGCGGACTGGTTACGCCGCAACTACTGGTAAAAGAGATATCGTAAATTCGGCTCGCTATGGCAGGATTTTGGATTAAATTTAGGGATTTTTCGGCGGTAATTTTATGGTTAAATCTAAACAAATAAAAAATAAATCTAGCAAAAAGAAAACTATTTTTAGTCAGTTAAGAATCTATGATATTTTATTTTATACGTTTATCGCTATCGTCATTGTTATCTTCTATATCATTAGCACGTTTACTCATAACAAGAAAAAGATAGTCTGCGAAGAACAGCCGCCCGAAGTCATTCTGGGGGCGCTCATAGAAGGTACGCCAGACTCGATAAGAGAGGCAATGAAAAAGGTAAACTGTAGAGAAGTATACGGGCATTCTCGCCATAAAAGATTTTTCTCAAGAAGAATGCGCTAAATAAATTTAAGTGGATTTTTATCCGCGACTTCGCCCTACTATTTATCGGTTTTAAAAGATTTTGATATAAATTTTCCTGCGTAGTTTTAGCACTACATCCAAATTTGGTTTTGTTACTTTTTAAAACATAATAGTAACTATCCCGTTTGCGCGAGCTTAAGCTAAAGAGGGTCAAATTTATTTCATCTCAAAATCAGACTACGCCGCAGTGCGTGAATATTTTGCGTCAAAGCCGGACACGGGACGCGGCAAGGGATACAGCATCAGCCACCCGATACGCGATATGTACGGCTTTAAGCTAGAAGGCGAGCTAAATTTCGACAATCTAACAAGCTATCTTGGCGCTGGGTACTCTGAGGATGTATTTAAGTGGAGAGGCCGCCGGAGCCGGCGTATCTAAAGCTGAAATGGACGCAGCCGTATCAAAGCCGCACGCAAAAGAGCGCAAGGTAACGTATAAAACGATATATACTCAAAACGAATACGTCCTAGAAAACGACTATGGGCTTTTTGGCGGACTTAGGCTGGACGCGGGCGAGAGAAAACTGTTAAAAACGCATAAGAGCAGGAAAGAAAATTTAATCTCCGGTTTTTTCAGATATGAAAAATATCTACAAAATTTAACTCTCTACGCAGGTCTAGGGCATGCACAAAGACTGCCTGATCACTGGGAAACAAATAAGGACGCGAACTTAGAACTACGTAAAGAAAGAAATACTCAGCTGGATTTTGGCGCCGTGCTAAAAGATAAAAACTACGAACTAAACGCAAATTTCTTCGTCTCAAAGATGGATGATTATATCATGCTAAAATATAATCCTATGGGCATGTCCTCAGACGCCTTTAATACCGACGCCCTGCTATACGGCGGCGAGATCGAGGGCACTACGCTACTAGCCGATATGTTTAGGCTGGGGGCGGGAGTATCCTACGTCTACGGTAAAGTAACTAAAAATGCAGGAGGCCTAAAAGACGGCGACGCGCTGCCTAAGGTTTCGCCTCTAGCGTTTAAACTAAGCGCGGGGCTAGAAAAGCCCGACTGGTTCGTTAAAGCTGACTTCTACGCTAACGCGTCGCAAAACCGCGCGCAAAAAGGCTACGGCGACGTGGGCGGCATGGACCTGGGCAAGAGCGATAGCTTTTGGACGCTGGGGCTAAGCGCAGGCTATAAATACAAAAATTATCAATTTTTGCTAGCGGCGGAAAACCTAAACGACGCCAAATATGCCTATCATAACTCAAAAGGCGGCTATGGCGGCGGTATCGCAGGCTACGAGACTATCCCGAACGGCACGAGGCTTTATGAGCCGGGCAGAAGCTTTTGGGCGAAATTTAAGGTGCATTTTTAGGGCGTAACTCAGTTAAATTCGGCGCGGTTCGGATTTGGATTATTTTCTCTCGAGACTGCGCCGAATTTATGCTAATATTAAATTTGCCGCGTTGGGATTTCGGCGATACTTTGTTTGTTTTTGCGGGTTTTTAAAATTAAAGTCAAATTTAACCAAAGCGAGCATTAAATTTGGCAAATTTGGAAATTTTTATAGTGAGGTAAAGAAATAAATTTAAAAATGGCGGAGTATATAAGTAGAAAATTTTGATAGAAATTTCGGGGAAATCCCCCGAAATTTAAGCTCTTTTATCTTCCAAGCGATTTAAAACGGGTTTTAAAAACTCGTCAAATTCGTCTTGCGTTAGCACTCTTTTGCCTAGTTTTTCCTTGCACTCTTTGCCAAGCTCGCAAAGCACCTCGCGGTTTGCGATGCTTTGAGCCTTGCCGTGTCTTGCTAGCACCGTGTTTAGCTCGTGTTCCTCTGAGAAATTAACCAACTCGCGATCTGTTGCCATTTTAGCTCCTTTGCTGAGAATTTGTATGGTGATTATACAGTTTTAGGTTTAACGTATGGCTAAATTTGCAGGGTAGGCGAGTTAATTCGGTACTAAAAAGCGACGTTAAATTTGAGTAGTTAAATTTAACGCGCTGCTTTTTAAGCTGTAGCGTCAAATTTGACGACCTGCGCTACTCTATCCCGCCTAAAAGCGGCACAAATAAGCACTCGTCAAGCGCTTTTTGCGTTATCTCGCCGCGAGCGCCCTTTGTAAATTTGACGATAAACTGTTTGCCGTCTTTTTTGATAGGAGCTACTAAAATACCGCCGTTTTTTAGCTGGTTAAAAAGCGGCGGCGGTACCTGCTGCGCCGCCGCCGAGAGCAAGATTCTGTCGTATGGCGCGTAGCTTTTCCAGCCGACGTTTCCATCGTCAAATCGCACGTGGACGTTGTGAATTTTAAGCGCCTCAAAGCGTTTTTTGGCTTCGCTTGCGAGCTTTTCTATGCGTTCGACGCTAAAAACCCTGTGCGCCAAATGCGATAAAATCGCTGCCTGATAGCCGCTACCGCAGCCGATTTCTAGGGCGTTGTCGATATCTTCAGCCTCAAGCGCCAGCGTCATTTTGGCGACCGTTAGCGGCGAGCTGATCCATTGATTGCCGCCGATTGGCTGGGCGTCTAGGCTGTACGCGTGGCGCGTGACGGGCGCAAAGATCTCGCGCGGCGTGTCGCAAAGAGCCTTGTAAAGCGAGGGCGTCAGAGTGAGTATATCGCCGATCTCATCGGCCATGTTTGTGCATTTTGATTTTTCAAGAGCGGTCATAAAATCCCCAAATTTCGTTTGGCTTCAAGGATCAAATTTGCGTCAAATTTAGTCTCTTTCGCAAATTCGCCGCTTGGCAAAAACACGCCCGAAAACTCTAAATCAAGCGAACTTGCGGCTACGACGTAGCAGCTGTTAGCAAGCGCTAAGGCCTTGCAAAGCGTAAGATATGCGTCCTCTCGCGCCTTGCCCCACATGGCGGGCACTAGGATGACGTCGCATCCCTTTAGTTGCTGCCAAAGATGGGCAAATCTAAGCTCAAAGCAAATGAGAACGCCGATTTTTAGACCCTTAAAATCAAACGACTTTATCGCAGACTCGTCGCCTGCAGCGAAAATTTCATGCTCTAAATTCGGGCGAAAAAGCTTTGATTTGTTTTGCGCGTAAAAGACGTTTTGGCTGTTTAGCAGGATAAATTCGTTGTAAATTTCATTTTTTTGCGCCTGCGTGATTGAAATTTGCGCTAGACCTTTGGCGCGGTTTAGGCTCGTTAGATGCGTGAGTCCGAGAAATTTATCAGGGCTCAGCGCTTCTTGTAGCGCTTCAAAAAGTATAGCGTCAAAGCTGCCGATTGAGCCGCCCAGCATAGCGCGGTTTGCGCCGCTAAAAAATCCGTCGAAATCATACCCGCTCACGCATAGCTCGCTGGCTAAGATGATGGAATTTCTGGGTGCTGCGGCGATTTTTTCTAGCAGTTCGTCTTGTCTTTGCTGGCAGGTCGGCGCACTTAGGACGATAGGGCATAAATTTGGACTAAAAGTCGTCAAAGCTGATGCTTCCCTTGCTGTAGTTTGTCACCTTTGCTTCAAAGAAATTTGACTTTTGGTCGTTAAATTTCGCAAAGTCATCGACCCATTTGATCGGGTGAGCGACGTTATACTTGCGTTTTAGGCCGATCGCAACTAGACGCTGGTCGATAAGATAGTGGATATACTGCTCGATGATATCGTCTGTAAAGCCCATTATTTGGTTTTGGGTGATGTATTTGCCCCATTTTATCTCTAAATTTCCAGCTTTTTCAAACATATCATAAATTTTCGCCTCAGTCTCAGGCGTGAAAAGGTCAGGCCTTTCCTTGCGGACTGAATTTATCATGTTTTGAAACAAAAGCAGGTGCGTGATCTCGTCACGTTGGATAAAGCGGATCATCTGCGCCGAGCCTAGCATCTTGCCAGCACGTGCTAGAGCGTAGATCGCTGTAAAACCGCTGTAAAAGTAGATGCCCTCTAAAATTTGGTTTGCCACCATCGCAAGAAGCAGCTTCTCGTCAGTCACCTCGCCTGCAAGCTCCTCGTAGACGCTTGAGATGTAGTCATTTTTCTCGCGCAATACGTCGTCGTGCTTCTCCATCTCGTAAATGAGGTCGGTGTTGTCACAGATCGCCTCGACCATTACAGCGTAAGACTTGCTGTGGTTGGCCTCTTCGTAGGCTTGGCGGCTTAGCACGGCGTTGATCTCTGGTGCGGTGATGTAAGGGTTGATGTTATCTGCTAGGTTGTTTGTCTGAAAGCTATCCATCGAGATGAGCTGGCTCCAGACGAGGTCGTACATGCGTTTTTCAGCCTCTGTGAGGTTGTAGGCGTAGTCGCGCACGTCGTCGGTGGTGTCGACCTCTTTTGGAAACCAGGTGTTTGCCTCCATGAGGTCCCAAAGCTTTAACGCCCACTCGTATTTTGCCTTGGTGAAATTTAAAATGCCGTGTGGGTTGCCGTTAAAGACTCTTCTGTCGGTCAAATTTTCATTTGAACTTGGGTTGTAGATTCTTTTTCGGTTCATAATTTTTTTCTTTATTAGGTAAATTCTCGGGGCTGATTTTAGCTAAAAAATTATTTAGATATCTTGAAGTAGACTATTTTATCGCGTTAAATTTGGCTTTACGGATGCAGCTAAAATTAAAAAACCCGCGTCAAATTCGCGGGTTAAATTTAGCGTTTTAGCTCGATTGCGCGTTGGAGCATTTCGTTGCTAGTCGTTATGCTCTTGGCGTTAGCGTCGTAGGCCTTTTGCGTGACGATGACCTCAGTTAGAGCCTGCGCTAGATCGACGTTTGACTGTTCTAGCGTACTGCTAGCCAGTTTGGCGCCGTAGATACTTTTGCCGCCTGCGTCTTTGTAGAAAAAGGCCGCACCGGAATTCGCGCTTTGCGAATAGATATTATCGCCCATTTTTGCAAG
This is a stretch of genomic DNA from Campylobacter showae CSUNSWCD. It encodes these proteins:
- a CDS encoding protein-L-isoaspartate(D-aspartate) O-methyltransferase — protein: MTALEKSKCTNMADEIGDILTLTPSLYKALCDTPREIFAPVTRHAYSLDAQPIGGNQWISSPLTVAKMTLALEAEDIDNALEIGCGSGYQAAILSHLAHRVFSVERIEKLASEAKKRFEALKIHNVHVRFDDGNVGWKSYAPYDRILLSAAAQQVPPPLFNQLKNGGILVAPIKKDGKQFIVKFTKGARGEITQKALDECLFVPLLGGIE
- a CDS encoding TonB-dependent receptor domain-containing protein, translated to MDAAVSKPHAKERKVTYKTIYTQNEYVLENDYGLFGGLRLDAGERKLLKTHKSRKENLISGFFRYEKYLQNLTLYAGLGHAQRLPDHWETNKDANLELRKERNTQLDFGAVLKDKNYELNANFFVSKMDDYIMLKYNPMGMSSDAFNTDALLYGGEIEGTTLLADMFRLGAGVSYVYGKVTKNAGGLKDGDALPKVSPLAFKLSAGLEKPDWFVKADFYANASQNRAQKGYGDVGGMDLGKSDSFWTLGLSAGYKYKNYQFLLAAENLNDAKYAYHNSKGGYGGGIAGYETIPNGTRLYEPGRSFWAKFKVHF
- the recJ gene encoding single-stranded-DNA-specific exonuclease RecJ, which codes for MLNKEKIKELLNQRFEKDIHKKLSEIPTPDALKDVFKGAERIKRAIERNEKIVIVGDYDVDGVIASVIMAEFFDDLGVSEYFVRIPNRFSDGYGLNPQIVEEIADASLIVTVDNGISANDAAQICKQKGIDLIITDHHMPPDVLPEAYAIINPKQKDCPFPNVEICGAQVAWYLVGALKDVCRINYDMGKFLDLLAIAIIADMMELRDLNRILVKLGVNRLNSSRRPAFTAIKQLYGKDKFECDDISFLIAPLINSSGRMDDASVSFEFLRAKNLDRACECLDTIVSFNNSRKEEERTLFECSLKDVREDEHIIVTWGRGWHEGVIGIVASRLAKQFKKPAIVFSIDENRAKGSARSVGKLDILSLIASHENLLVGYGGHKGAAGIVIDPANLEAFKNAINSSCMLMDLHEFSAFDEPLGEIEAGEVDFELLEILEHFEPYGQKNPRPLFEIKSAVVKNKKLIGREQNHLKLILQKDGKCLEALFFNFTREPHAGESIDLVFSVSKNSFRGLVTPQLLVKEIS
- a CDS encoding carbon-nitrogen hydrolase family protein; its protein translation is MTTFSPNLCPIVLSAPTCQQRQDELLEKIAAAPRNSIILASELCVSGYDFDGFFSGANRAMLGGSIGSFDAILFEALQEALSPDKFLGLTHLTSLNRAKGLAQISITQAQKNEIYNEFILLNSQNVFYAQNKSKLFRPNLEHEIFAAGDESAIKSFDFKGLKIGVLICFELRFAHLWQQLKGCDVILVPAMWGKAREDAYLTLCKALALANSCYVVAASSLDLEFSGVFLPSGEFAKETKFDANLILEAKRNLGIL
- a CDS encoding ribonucleotide-diphosphate reductase subunit beta; its protein translation is MNRKRIYNPSSNENLTDRRVFNGNPHGILNFTKAKYEWALKLWDLMEANTWFPKEVDTTDDVRDYAYNLTEAEKRMYDLVWSQLISMDSFQTNNLADNINPYITAPEINAVLSRQAYEEANHSKSYAVMVEAICDNTDLIYEMEKHDDVLREKNDYISSVYEELAGEVTDEKLLLAMVANQILEGIYFYSGFTAIYALARAGKMLGSAQMIRFIQRDEITHLLLFQNMINSVRKERPDLFTPETEAKIYDMFEKAGNLEIKWGKYITQNQIMGFTDDIIEQYIHYLIDQRLVAIGLKRKYNVAHPIKWVDDFAKFNDQKSNFFEAKVTNYSKGSISFDDF